GATTTAACCATTCCGATATTCATCAGATCCGGTGCCACTTCGTTTGTCTTGTCAACAAACTTTCCTTTTTCGTTGATCAACAAATAACTTGTTGGCGGATAAGGATATTTATGTGCCATTACTTCTCCACCTCTGAACAAATCAAGATCGCTATCACCATCAACATCAAAAGCAACTACACATGATCCGCTGCTGATAGTGGCAGGTAAAACTGATTTTGTGAAATTTCCTTTGCCATCATTGATATACAATCGATCCTGATACATGCCGGAACCTTCATTAAATTCACTGCCACCGCTTACAACATAAAGATCCAGATCTTTATCACCGTCTGCATCAAACAGTAAAGTACCCATGTCTTCATACTTCTTATCTGCTTCAAACGCAGCAACAGTTTGTTTTACGAACGCTCCATTTAACTGCAAATACAAACTGCCTGATTGATCTTTTGCTCCACCAATAAAAAAATCTTCTGTGCCATCAGCATTTACATCACCCTTTGCAACAAAGGGACCACTGCGGCTGAATTCATGCGGAAGTAATACCTGGTCAACATATTCATCCAGTTTATTTTCTGTATGTAGAAATGGAGTTGAAAGAAATTGATTGGTTACTTCAGCAAATAAAGGATCGTACACATAACGATGATTACCTGATTGAACGGCCTGTTGATAATTTACTTTTACAACCTGATTCGTGGTAAGATTTTGCAAGCTGTTTGATTTTCCATCGGGCCATACAATTACTGCACTATCAATCTTAGCAGTTTTGCCAACGCCAAAATGAACTACAGGATCGTTTGACGAAAGATATCCCCGCACTGTTTTTTGTTGAAAGAATTGTTGCAGCTTGCCTTCGTAATACAAAGATATTTTTGCTCCAATACCATCTCTGTTTTGTGCCGGACCTTCCAGCTTCAAACGCAGGTAATTATTTTTCTTATCAGTTACATTCTCGTACAGATCAGATTCTCCATCAAGATTATTGATCACAAGATCGAGATCACCATCATTATCAAAATCAGCAACTGCAGCTCCGTTTGAAAATGTACTGTCTTTGAAGCCCCATGCTTCGGATACATTTTCAAATTTTAGTCCGCCATTATTTTTGAAAAGATAGTTCCGCACTTTAATGGGATCATAGATCGACATATACTCTTTAAATCCTTTTGAGAACATTTCTTCGGAAGAGTTGTACTTGCTCATGTTTGCTCGGATATACATTTCCTGCTTTTGCTGAATGTCACCATCGAACAAATCACGTCGGTAACCATTGGCAACAAAAATATCCCGGTATCCATCATTGTCAAAGTCAGATGCAAGTGTAGACCAGCTCCATTCTGTTTTAGAAATACCAGCCATTTGCGATACATCACTGAAAAAGCCATTGCCATGATTCAGGTGAAGTACATTGTGCATGTATTGTTTATGAAAACCGCTGTCAACAATGGCCCAAAATCCCTGCACATCCATACGTGGCATGGAAACTTTGGAACGCTTATAATTTTCAGGCAACATTTCCATCACCAGAATATCTTCAAAACCATCGTTGTTGAGATCGGCAATATCGGCGCCCATGGAAAACAGCGAAAGATGATTGGTCATCGATTTCACTTCATCTTTAAACGTTCCGTTTTTTTGATTGATGTAGATATAATCATTATCAGCATAATCGTTGGAAACAAAAATATCTTCCCATCCATCGTTATTGAGGTCGGCAGTAACTACCGACAATGCATATCCGAAATTATTTCTGATACCCGCCTGTTTCCCAATTTCAGTAAACTTGCCATTATCATTCCGGTACAATTTATCCCTGCAAAGATCCGGAGGGTTTCGTTTGCCGGATACCATTCGTGAAAGACCTAAGTAGAATGAATCGGGACGATTGGTGAGATACATGTCCAGGTCATTATCATTATCCATATCAAAGAAAGCAGCATGGATCGAATAACTCTTATCGTCCAGTCCGTATTTTTTTGCCTCTTCTTTAAATGTGAGATCACCGTTGTTGACGAACAACAGGTTTCTCCGTTCTTCATCAGTATCCTTATAGCCACCTCTGCAAACATAGATGTCCATGAAACCATCGCTGTTGATATCAACGAAGGTTACACCGTTATCCCAACCCTTACCGCCATCCACATTTGCGGTAGTTGTAATGTCTTTAAACTTCATTCCACCTTGGTTGAGGTATAGTTTGTTGGGCACTTCATTTCCTGTAAAGTAAATATCCATCAATCCATCGTTGTTCACATCTGCTGTGGCAACACCGGCACCATTGTACACATACGCAAACGTGTCGAAATAATTACGATGGTAATTTTCTTCTACCATGTTGGTAAAACTGATGCCGCTTTCCGATGTATTCACTTTATTGAAAACAGGATCAACAGAAGATGTAACAGTCGTATCTCCCGTAGTGTTTTTTTCTTTACATCCGGTTGAAAGGACGAACATGCACATGCCGATGATAAAAGCAGTGCATGCGAGTACAGTTTTTTTTGCCATCTTATTTCGTTTTTCTTCGTATTCAGTTTTTTTCGCCGGTGTGGTATAAATATTTCTGCCACACCAGTGCTGCAACATTTCTTCCCAATTTCAATCCTTCTTCATTTTCACATTGAATATGATATCCACCCAACACTCTTGAAAGACCGGCCATATTCGCCGTTTCAGTAAATGTGGGAAATGACAAAGTTACTTCAGCTCCCACTCGATCCGGTTCAGTCATTTCGCCCGGCTTACGTTTTACTTCCACTCCAAATTTATCGCTACCGGTAAAGAGCCGCAGAATTTCAGCACAAGCACCACTAATAGTACTATGACCTGAAATATAACTTGGGAAAGGCGGACATAAAAATGTTTCGGGCGAATAGGGTCTCCATTCTTGCCCCGGTATTTCAATCATTCCTTTGTCTGGACCACCCCAACCTTTGATTGTTTTATCTTTAAAATAATAATGTACCAGCGTGTAAGGCCGTGCAAAATCGTATTCCATTTTTGTATCCCAGCAAGCAATGAATCCATCCATTGCTGCAGCTTCAACAGCAAAATACATTTTTACATCCTGATCTAATGTATGGTTATCACGTACCGAAACATCTTGTGCAAATATGAGCCAGTGCCCTGCCTGTTGAACTGATTTCGGTCCGTCACGCATAAATTCCACCAACGCTTTTTGCTCGTTGGTAAGTGCAGCCTGTAATTCCACTACTTCTTTCACCTCCTTTTCCAATTGCGCCGAACCGATAGCGGGTGGAGGCTGGCATCGGAACTGACTGCCCGAATCTAATAACAACGGCTTTACTTTACCCCAGTGGGGCGTTAAACAGGCGGGAGCAAATTTGCCACCCTTACCATCTGCAAAATATTTTGGTTGCCAGCGTTTAATATCGATGAGTGTATCAGCACTGTTAACGGGCATATAACCTGTGTAGTCGGAGTAGACTTTTCCATTAGAGCCGGGCATAGTTCCTGTTTGGTTGGAGCCATCGTTCAATCTTGCTTCAATAACTGTTTTGGCAGCAAGGTTGCCAATACCTTCGGGTGTAGTTGGATCTGTCGAATTATTATCAGGATCTAAACCAAATTCTTTCATCTTGTTGCGAAGCATCACTGAATCGCTGTAAAAATATTGCAGCATAGCTCGGTAGGCTGCATAGCTGATCGCAATTTCCTTGTTCTTTATTGTCCGTTTTTCTTGTGGTACACGTTCCACTTGTTGCAGGTACAAAGGACGTGCCTTTTCATCATACCTCGACCAAGCATCGAATACGGCCGTCCAAACAAGACCAAGCATACGTGAAGTAACAGTAGGACGTGGCCGAAATGTTTCGGTATCATTGGCAGTTGCTTCTAATGAGATTTTACCCCATTGGTAGGCTCTGTTATTGGCACCTCTTGGTTCTTCTGTAAGTTGTTTGTTATTGCCGCTGCAGGAACAGAGAGCAACAACAAGAATAAAAAGTTGGATATAGCGACTCTTACCCTTCATAATAACAATACAATTAAAGTAAAATTTTTGGCAATAGGCTCTCTTTTTTAGAACAAACCGGGAACCAGAAGTACTGGTTCCCGGTTTGGAAGATTCTCACTTTATTGTTCTAATAGACTACTTCTTATTGATATCCGGGATTCTGTGGATATTTTGGTCCTTCCGATACGAGGTTGATCTGCGTTTGAGGGATAGGTCGCAGCATATTAAATGACTGGACGCCTGCAGCACCTTCCGGATTGTGTAGTTTAACCCGATCAACAAGTTTCTGTGTTCGTGCAAGATCCCACCAGCGGGTATCTTCCGCATACAATTCCCTGCTTCGTTCATCCAGGATAAAATCAAGCGTTATCTGGCCGGCGGTAACCTGCTGTGCAATTACTGCGGCAGCATATTCGGCAGGCGTCTGATTTAATTTCAATGCAGCACGGGTACGCAATACATTGATCATGTCTGCTGCATCCTGTAAAGTAGCACCACCTTTCAATGCCGCTTCTGCGGCAATAAGGTACACTTCTGAGAAACGGAAGAGGATATATGGTCTGTCTGAATAGTCATTCAGATTTCCTCTTGTTGAATCATCAAATTTCCGAACATTCGGATAGTAGCTCGCTGTAAAAGGAACTGTTGCGCCGGGTAAGTGATTTGGTTCAAACATGATTCCTTTAAATGCCGCTCTTTCTGCAGGAGTAACCAAACGGTCACGCATCCAGATTGACGTATCAATTCCGTTGATAAGCTGACCTCTTGGTGTAACAGCACCGTTTGTTCCTCTTACAGACATTTCGGTATTGTTTGAAAGCCATACTGTTTGGAAAGTTCCTTCGTATCGTGCATCTGTTGCACGGTTGGCAAAGGCAACATCCATGATATAACGGGTATTTGGGCGAATGCGTTGGAATGGACGTCCATTATTTATATCACGAACCGTAACATTGGCTCCACCACTAGCCGGATAATTTGCATTAATAGTTGGATAGTTTGGACGCCAGAAGAAATTGGATTTGTTTTCTGCACCATTGGTAGCACCTGCACCTACTGCGGAGTTTTGGCCGAATTTCAGATCTTTTGTATGATCAATGACCATTAGCACTTCAGAACTGTACTCCTGTCCTTCTCTGAAAACATTACCAAAATAAGGCAACAGGTTTAAGCCGTAGGTCGCTTTGTTATCGATCAGAGCTTTTGAAATAGTATATGCCTGTTGAAAATCAGTTGGCTGAGCTACTGTAGACCAACCTCTCCAGAGATGGGTTTTAGCCAGCAGAAACAAAGCTGTTGATTTAGTTGCAGGTTTGCCTAAACCAGCTGCGGGTGTATTGGGCAAATCAGCCGATGCCTCTGTCAGATCTTTTATGATCTGTGCATACACATCTGCAATGGGAGATGGTGCATCGGCAGCAGAAGCGGAAGTATTGAATTTTGTCTTTAGCGGAACAGATCCAAAAGTGGTTACTAAATAATAGTAACAGAAGCCACGCAGGAATTTAGCCTGTGCTAATAACTGTGTTTTCTGAGCTGCAGGAATATTAGCAGCAGCACCATATTCCAATACGCCGTTCGCAGTATTGATATTGATGAACATACTGTTCCAGAAACCTAAATAGTTATCGGTGTTACTCTTAATTACCGCATTGTTATACTCAAACCAGTGTTGCACATCGGCAGCAGCTCCTTTTTGAGATTCATCTGTACCTGCGTTAAAAAGCTGTGTGAAAATTTGCGTACCCCAATGTCCACGGAAGCTGGAATAGATACCTGCAATTGCTCCCTGGATACCATCAGAGGTAGAAAAAAATGATGGCGTAAATCCTGTTCGTGGCTGCTCCTCCAATAATTTCTTACAACCGGTAGCCGCAAGAAGAATGGAGCCCAGAAACAGACTAAATATTATTTTCTTATGTTTCATACTATAAAATTTAGAAGATTAAAATCGAACATTAACTCCAAAAATGATTTGACGTGAAGGAGGAACACCCATGCCTACAGTAACAGCACGTCCCTGAACAGGGTTTAATCCACCGCCTTGTGAAGCCACAGCATTACCTGTACCATTACCCTCCGGATCTAAACCTAAACCGTCTCTCACCAACGGAGCCCATAAAATGAATGGATTCTGTGCAGATACATACACTCTGAGTCCGCTGATTTTTGCTTTGCTCAAAAGTTTCTCTGGAATGTTATATCCGAAATCAATTGTTCTGAGTTTAATAAAAGAACCATCACGATACGTGAGTGTTGAAGTGAAGAGCAGGGCATCCTTACTTGCATCCGGCTGAGGGAATGCATTAGTTGGATTGGTTGGAGTCCAGTAATCAACTTTCAACTGGTTTACACGGCTGTTCAGGAAGAAAGGATAACCGGCGCCGCCACCATCAGCAGAAAGGTAGGTTGCAACTACAGTTTGTCCAAATCGACCAAACATCACGATGTTCAAATCAAAATTCTTGAATTCAAAACGGTTTGATAAACCTGCTACCAGGTCTGGCTGGAAGTTGCCAACCACCCCTCTGTCCGCATCATTGATCACATTATCTTTATTCACATCTTGAATCTTGATGTCGCCGGGAGCAACACCATACACAGCAGCCTGAGCAGCTTCCGATGTTTGCCAGATGCCTATTTTTTTGTAATCAAAAATGGTGGTGATAGGTTGACCTACAAACCATCCGTTGCCACGATCCTGTTGAAGTCCTAATTGCAATGCAACAATTTTTTCCCGGTTGAAGAAACCGTTGAAATCGGTGGTCCATCTGAAACCGTTTTTGCTTTCGATATTTACACTGCTCACCGAGAATTCTAAACCGTAGTTTGAAGTTTCTCCAACATTTACAAGAATGCTGTTCACTCCATTACTGCGGGGCAACTCACGGTTCAGCAAGATATCGGTTGTGTTGTTTTTGTAAAAATCAACAGAACCTGTAATACGATTCTTCAGCAAACCGAAATCCAGACCGATGTTGATACCTGTTGTTTTTTCCCAGGTAAGATTTGGATTAGGGCTCGTATTAATCAAATAACCATTTACATAATTTACACCAATGGCCGAACCTGATCCGAAGTTATAGAAGTTGTTACCAAGGCTGCCCAATGTGGTGTATGCGCCTATACCAGCATTTGAGCTGATACCCCAGCCTGCTCTTAATTTAAGAGATGAAATAGCTGCAACATTCTGCATGAACTTCTCATTAGCGATATTCCAACCCAAAGAAAGGGCAGGATAAGTTACCCACTGATTGCCGGGAGCCAATACAGATGCACCATCTGTGCGCACAGTAGCAGTAAGAAGATATCTGTCATCAAACGAATACACGGCTCTGCCCATATAGCCGATTAAAGCAGACTCATTGAAATTGCCACCCTGGGGATTGATGGTGTTTACCTGTAGCCAGTTGTAATCCTGCAGAAAGTCGGCAGGTACACCTTGCCCGTTAAATTGCTGTGCACGGAAATGATTTTTTTGAACTTCCTGAAGCGCCAACACAGTCACTTTATGCTTTCCCGCAAAGGTTTTGTTGTACTCCAGTGAGTTGTTTATTGTGTATTGCCATCCTTCTGAATTATTCTGACTCAGATTAGAACCGGCAGGTGTTGCGTTAATATTAAATACAGTATTTGGTCCGGTATAATTGCTTGCAAGTGTTTGCGACCAACCATAACCAAAGGTAGATTTGAATTTCAGATCTCTCAGGATCTTGATCTCTGCATAAAAATTATGCTGGAACTGATACCTCCTGCTAAATTCCTTGATCAGGTCGTTATTGCCGATGGAAGTAAGCGGATTGATCTGGGCGTTATCAACCCCTTGTAAAATAGCGGGTTTAAAGTTGATCGTACCGTCATCGTTGTAAGGTTTGTACAACGGTCCTAATCGTGTACCGGCACCGTATGCATTTGTACCAAGTCTGTTAGAACGCAATAAGGTATTAAAGCTGGTAAATCCTATTTTAATACGATCTGAAACCTTATGATCAATATTTACATTAAAAGAATACCTATTCAGGTTTTGATCATGAATAATACCAGTCTCATTGTAATAACCAACACCAAAAGAGTACTGTGTTCTTTCGGTACCGCCTCTCACACTCAAATCATGACTTGTGCGAATTCCTTGTGTCAATAACAGATCCTGCCAGTCAGTACTCACACCTGCTGCAAGGTTTGCCTGCTCCGTTGCATTTAATGCATAAGGATTGTTATTAGCAGGGTTCGGCTGCCCTTCCTTTGCATCTTGCTTAAATTTTGCATATTCTGCGCCGTTAAATAAACGGTACGTACCAATTGCATTCACCACGCCCACATAACCGTTGTACGTAGTAGTTGCTTTTTGAGAAGTACCACGTTTGGTTGTAATGATGATGACACCATTTGATCCACGTGATCCATATATAGCAGTTGCAGATGCATCTTTTAATATATCCAGACTGGCTATATTATCGGGATTAATATCATTCACACTACCGCCATACACCATTCCATCAACAACGATCAATGGGTTGTTATTTCCTGTAAGCGAACGGTTGCCTCGTATACGGATTTGGCCGCCAGCTCCAATCTGGTTGCTGTTATTCACAATATCCACTCCGGGTGCACGACCTTGTAATTGGTTGAAAATATTCGGTGCTTTAATCTCGTTCAGGGTTTCACCTTTAATAGTAACAGTAGATCCTGTTACGTCTTTTTTGCGTTGTGTACCATAACCAATCACAACTACTTCGCCGAGTGCTTCGCTGTCAACAACCAGATCAATCGTAATTGTTGCCTGGTCGCCAATGCGAACTTCTTTTTCAGCATACCCAACGGCTGAAACTACCAGGGTGCTTCCTCTGGAAGCACTGATCGTAAAGGAACCATTGTTATCGGTGGTGGTTCCTTGGTTGGTTCCTTTAAGAGTGATAGATGCACCTCTTAATGGAGTGCCATTTTCACCGTTCACTGTACCTTTTACAGTAATGTCTTGAGCTGATACCTGATTTGGTATTAGCAACACCTGTAACAGTATCGCAAATACAAAAGCAGGAAAATTTGCCACCAGTTGTTTTAATAGAGGCAAACTGATTTTTTTCTTTGGCATAGTCAATTCTAGTTTTGAGTTTAACAGTTAATTTATTAGCAGTGAGTGGAGAAACAATATTCTGTTCCTAGGGATCAGGAGGAGAAAAATGTAAGAAATAAATAAAGCGTTGATGTGGAAAGTTGTAAATAACAGGCGTAATAACTAACGAACAAGTAATTCCAGGACGCAAAGACTTCAGTTTGTCTTTGGCAAAGGCAATCGTGGAGTTTACACCCATAGCAATCAATCTTCTCATATCAGCAGTTATCGTTAAACTTCATTCTTTTCTCAGGAAAATGAAGTGATCTTATATTGCAATCGGTTGCATATAAAGACCAAAAAAATAGCACTTTCCCACTCGGATGATCCGTTATAAAATGCTATGTTCAGGAGTTACATCATCACTAGTTCACTATAAGTAATAATGACTTCACTTTCTGTATTTATCTACTGTATACTGTAAACAGTGCAGCAAATAAATAGCTTGTCTTTTATATACAAAGAAGCTAATCTGAAAGCTAATGTAGGAAATATTTTTAAAAATGCAACCGATTGCATTATCTTTTTAAAATAATTTCTACCTTAGACCGATAAACGATGTTTGTCATACTCTTCTTATGCAAAAAGATGTAACGATTTACGACCTGGCAAGGGAGCTTAACTTATCGCCTGCTACTATCAGCAGGGGCTTAAAGAAAAGCAGTGCCCTTAATAAGGATACCGTAAGCAGGATACTTACTAAAGCAGAAGAGATGGGCTATCGCCACAACAACTTCGCAAGTAGCCTTCGTAATAAACGAACACAAACCATTGGCATCATCGTTCCCCGGTTGAACAGTTATTTTATGACTTCTGTATTATCAGGCATTGAAGACATTGCCAGCAAAGAAGGTTATAATATTATCATCAGCCAGTCATTGGAAAAAAAGGAACTGGAGAGAAGCAATGCACATACCATGTTTAATAAAAGAGTGGATGGCTTACTGATATCACTCGCCTATGATACAACAGACATTGAACATCTGCAGCCTTTTTTCGATAAACATATTCCTGTTGTTTTTTTCGACAGGGCCTTTCCAACTGAAGAAAGCACCTGTGTTGTTATCAATAACCAGGAAGCTGCTTATAAAGCTGTAAAACATTTGATAGAGCAGAGATGCAAAAGGATCATGCACCTGGGCGGCAACCTATTGAGAGATATTTATGCCGATCGTTTGAAAGGCTACAAACAGGCGCTGGAAGAAAACAATATTACATACAATGAAAAATTAGTGCAGATTTCTAAGCTTGGAGAACAGGATGGTTATGATGCTGCCAATTATATTCTTTCAATGAATCCTGAAGAAAGACCCGATGCCGTTTTTTGTGCCAATGATATGTCAGCAGTGTATTGCATGAGCGTGCTCAAAGAAAATGGAATTAAAATCCCTGAAGACATTGCATTTGTAGGTTTTAATAATGATGCAGTAAGCAGGGTAATTGAACCAAAACTCACAACAATTGATTACCCCGGTTATAATATAGGCGAAGCAGCAGCTTCAGGATTAATTAATATTCTGAAAGGTGACGCTACTACAATGAAAACAACAAAAGTTGTTTTGCATGCTTCCCTTTTGGTGAGAGATTCTTCTATACGAACGAAAAATTAACAGACGATTCAACTATAAACCAGAACCATGAAGGAAAAAAAGGAAGTGACCATTTACGATATTGCACAAGTACTGGAGCTTTCCACTGCAACTGTCAGTCGTGGTCTTCAGGATCATCCTGCCATTAGCAAAAATACCCGCAAGAAAATTCAGGATGCAGCTAAGGAGATGGGTTATCGTCATAATAATTTTGCGAGCAATCTCCGCAAACAAAAGACAAACACCATCGGTATAATCGTCCATGAATTGAACAGTAACTTTATTACCTCTGTGCTGGCTGGTATTGAAAAGATCAGTACAGAATCAGGATACGATCTCATCATCACCCACTCATCTGAAAGTTTTACAAAAGAATCGGCTAACGTTCTCAATTTATTTCACAAACGTGTAGATGGTATTATTGCCTCACTTTCATTCGATACCAAAGGATTGGATCACTTTCAACCATTCTTCGATAAAAACATTCCGGTTATTTTCTTTGATCGTGTGGAAGAAAACTCTGACAATGCCAAAGTAGTAATTGATAACTACAAGAATGGTTACCAGGCAACACAGCATTTGATTGAACAGGGAAGCAAACGCATTGTGATTGTTACTGCTAATCTCAGCCGTAACGTATATGCCCAACGTTTTAAGGGATATAAAGATGCGTTATTTGATAACGGAATTGAGTTTGATGAAAATCTTGTACTCATAAAAGATTTGAGTGAAAAGTGTGGCCGTGAAGCTGCTTTGCAGATCCTTGAAATGAAACCCATGCCTGATGCTGCCTTTATCACCAATGATTTCTCAGCAGCTGTTTGTATGCAAACATTAAAAGAACATGGCGTTCGCATACCGGAAGACATTGCCATTGTTGGTTTTAATAACGATGCCATTAGTAAAATAGTTGAACCACAGTTGACCACCGTCAACTATCCCGGTATTGATATTGGTGAAATTGCTGCACGTAATTTAATTGCACACCTGAAAGGTGATAGCAAGATCACACAGACGAACACCATCATTGTAAAATCAGAATTAATTATCCGCAAATCATCTCTACGTAAAGGATGATGCTGTAACGATTACTTACATGAAGAGAATAAACGTATTGCTGCTGTTATTGATTTGTTGTTCGCTTGTACGGGCAGAGAATGGTTATGATCTGTGGTTACGTTATGTGCGTATCAAAAACAAAACTCTTCTTGTTGAATACAAAAAACAAATTGCGTCACCTGTTGTGTTAGGCTCATCAGCTACGGCTGATATTGCACGGAAAGAATTAGCAACTGCACTAACAGGGTTAACAGGCAGCAGTTATTTAATAAACAGCAACATCAATACAACAAGTGTATTCATAGCGGGCACAGTAAAATCATCTCCTGTTTTAGCTACACTTGTTACAAAAGAAGAATTAAATCGTATTGACGATGAAGGCTTCATCATTAAAGCAAAACCCGGCAAAACATTTATTACCGGCAATACAGATGTTGCTGTACTCTACGGCATTTTTCATTACCTGCGCCTAATGCAAACCAATCAGCAGGTAACAAATCTCAATATTATTTCAGTACCCAGACTGAAATTACGCATGCTGAATCATTGGGATAATCTCGATCGTACAGTTGAGCGTGGCTATGCAGGCTTTTCTATCTGGGATTGGCATCGTCTTCCAACATTTATCGATCAACGCTATATTGATTATGCAAGAGCAAATGCATCGATTGGCATTAATGCAGTGGTGTTGACGAATGTAAATGCAAATGCGATCATCCTCACTCCTGCT
The DNA window shown above is from Lacibacter sp. H375 and carries:
- a CDS encoding VCBS repeat-containing protein, whose protein sequence is MAKKTVLACTAFIIGMCMFVLSTGCKEKNTTGDTTVTSSVDPVFNKVNTSESGISFTNMVEENYHRNYFDTFAYVYNGAGVATADVNNDGLMDIYFTGNEVPNKLYLNQGGMKFKDITTTANVDGGKGWDNGVTFVDINSDGFMDIYVCRGGYKDTDEERRNLLFVNNGDLTFKEEAKKYGLDDKSYSIHAAFFDMDNDNDLDMYLTNRPDSFYLGLSRMVSGKRNPPDLCRDKLYRNDNGKFTEIGKQAGIRNNFGYALSVVTADLNNDGWEDIFVSNDYADNDYIYINQKNGTFKDEVKSMTNHLSLFSMGADIADLNNDGFEDILVMEMLPENYKRSKVSMPRMDVQGFWAIVDSGFHKQYMHNVLHLNHGNGFFSDVSQMAGISKTEWSWSTLASDFDNDGYRDIFVANGYRRDLFDGDIQQKQEMYIRANMSKYNSSEEMFSKGFKEYMSIYDPIKVRNYLFKNNGGLKFENVSEAWGFKDSTFSNGAAVADFDNDGDLDLVINNLDGESDLYENVTDKKNNYLRLKLEGPAQNRDGIGAKISLYYEGKLQQFFQQKTVRGYLSSNDPVVHFGVGKTAKIDSAVIVWPDGKSNSLQNLTTNQVVKVNYQQAVQSGNHRYVYDPLFAEVTNQFLSTPFLHTENKLDEYVDQVLLPHEFSRSGPFVAKGDVNADGTEDFFIGGAKDQSGSLYLQLNGAFVKQTVAAFEADKKYEDMGTLLFDADGDKDLDLYVVSGGSEFNEGSGMYQDRLYINDGKGNFTKSVLPATISSGSCVVAFDVDGDSDLDLFRGGEVMAHKYPYPPTSYLLINEKGKFVDKTNEVAPDLMNIGMVKSAIGADLNGDKKAELILAGEWMPVKVFEYTKGKMKDVSGNFGVDQTAGWWNKLVADDIDGDGDLDLIAGNLGENYKFQASIEKPFEVYAKDFDGNGTNDIFLAKHLSNKMVPIRGRECTSQQCPMITEKFPTYLSFAESDLTGILGDEALKSALHHQAHLFSTVVFVNEKGKFTAKKLPMEAQLSTVNGIIVKDFDGDGIKDILMAGNKFDVEVETTPADASPGVFLKGLGNNEFKSYMPMQSGFFVPYNVKDIQLINAGNRSAILVSSNNDRLRVFEKRN
- a CDS encoding vanadium-dependent haloperoxidase; the encoded protein is MKGKSRYIQLFILVVALCSCSGNNKQLTEEPRGANNRAYQWGKISLEATANDTETFRPRPTVTSRMLGLVWTAVFDAWSRYDEKARPLYLQQVERVPQEKRTIKNKEIAISYAAYRAMLQYFYSDSVMLRNKMKEFGLDPDNNSTDPTTPEGIGNLAAKTVIEARLNDGSNQTGTMPGSNGKVYSDYTGYMPVNSADTLIDIKRWQPKYFADGKGGKFAPACLTPHWGKVKPLLLDSGSQFRCQPPPAIGSAQLEKEVKEVVELQAALTNEQKALVEFMRDGPKSVQQAGHWLIFAQDVSVRDNHTLDQDVKMYFAVEAAAMDGFIACWDTKMEYDFARPYTLVHYYFKDKTIKGWGGPDKGMIEIPGQEWRPYSPETFLCPPFPSYISGHSTISGACAEILRLFTGSDKFGVEVKRKPGEMTEPDRVGAEVTLSFPTFTETANMAGLSRVLGGYHIQCENEEGLKLGRNVAALVWQKYLYHTGEKN
- a CDS encoding RagB/SusD family nutrient uptake outer membrane protein, whose product is MKHKKIIFSLFLGSILLAATGCKKLLEEQPRTGFTPSFFSTSDGIQGAIAGIYSSFRGHWGTQIFTQLFNAGTDESQKGAAADVQHWFEYNNAVIKSNTDNYLGFWNSMFININTANGVLEYGAAANIPAAQKTQLLAQAKFLRGFCYYYLVTTFGSVPLKTKFNTSASAADAPSPIADVYAQIIKDLTEASADLPNTPAAGLGKPATKSTALFLLAKTHLWRGWSTVAQPTDFQQAYTISKALIDNKATYGLNLLPYFGNVFREGQEYSSEVLMVIDHTKDLKFGQNSAVGAGATNGAENKSNFFWRPNYPTINANYPASGGANVTVRDINNGRPFQRIRPNTRYIMDVAFANRATDARYEGTFQTVWLSNNTEMSVRGTNGAVTPRGQLINGIDTSIWMRDRLVTPAERAAFKGIMFEPNHLPGATVPFTASYYPNVRKFDDSTRGNLNDYSDRPYILFRFSEVYLIAAEAALKGGATLQDAADMINVLRTRAALKLNQTPAEYAAAVIAQQVTAGQITLDFILDERSRELYAEDTRWWDLARTQKLVDRVKLHNPEGAAGVQSFNMLRPIPQTQINLVSEGPKYPQNPGYQ
- a CDS encoding SusC/RagA family TonB-linked outer membrane protein, translating into MPKKKISLPLLKQLVANFPAFVFAILLQVLLIPNQVSAQDITVKGTVNGENGTPLRGASITLKGTNQGTTTDNNGSFTISASRGSTLVVSAVGYAEKEVRIGDQATITIDLVVDSEALGEVVVIGYGTQRKKDVTGSTVTIKGETLNEIKAPNIFNQLQGRAPGVDIVNNSNQIGAGGQIRIRGNRSLTGNNNPLIVVDGMVYGGSVNDINPDNIASLDILKDASATAIYGSRGSNGVIIITTKRGTSQKATTTYNGYVGVVNAIGTYRLFNGAEYAKFKQDAKEGQPNPANNNPYALNATEQANLAAGVSTDWQDLLLTQGIRTSHDLSVRGGTERTQYSFGVGYYNETGIIHDQNLNRYSFNVNIDHKVSDRIKIGFTSFNTLLRSNRLGTNAYGAGTRLGPLYKPYNDDGTINFKPAILQGVDNAQINPLTSIGNNDLIKEFSRRYQFQHNFYAEIKILRDLKFKSTFGYGWSQTLASNYTGPNTVFNINATPAGSNLSQNNSEGWQYTINNSLEYNKTFAGKHKVTVLALQEVQKNHFRAQQFNGQGVPADFLQDYNWLQVNTINPQGGNFNESALIGYMGRAVYSFDDRYLLTATVRTDGASVLAPGNQWVTYPALSLGWNIANEKFMQNVAAISSLKLRAGWGISSNAGIGAYTTLGSLGNNFYNFGSGSAIGVNYVNGYLINTSPNPNLTWEKTTGINIGLDFGLLKNRITGSVDFYKNNTTDILLNRELPRSNGVNSILVNVGETSNYGLEFSVSSVNIESKNGFRWTTDFNGFFNREKIVALQLGLQQDRGNGWFVGQPITTIFDYKKIGIWQTSEAAQAAVYGVAPGDIKIQDVNKDNVINDADRGVVGNFQPDLVAGLSNRFEFKNFDLNIVMFGRFGQTVVATYLSADGGGAGYPFFLNSRVNQLKVDYWTPTNPTNAFPQPDASKDALLFTSTLTYRDGSFIKLRTIDFGYNIPEKLLSKAKISGLRVYVSAQNPFILWAPLVRDGLGLDPEGNGTGNAVASQGGGLNPVQGRAVTVGMGVPPSRQIIFGVNVRF